The following coding sequences lie in one Pseudomonas svalbardensis genomic window:
- a CDS encoding CHAD domain-containing protein has translation MAFVDKFVAEILALQVALYHAHARLEARTDSEALHDLRIAVRRIRSLLRPMRAMNEVATLNIAAAEVGRLTAPARDLEVMIQELEGRGFPAQVQVRKARLASHYTRVLKSPHLNNLFIQLDEWPSIFRSVEVNGGLKHIQPQIEKALKKQIDRLHAAVDDAEFDRHELRILVKRTRYLTEAFPKLSPLSRKAASSLKALQSALGSWHDHYQWCQKALIESDLRPLEKIWQSCAATALEKAETQLVGLAKRLPKSSGKKSRLQWQQKNEHALYSLSITVEGYSDDTFFASFEDHILKTRDPGVCSSVKGSGCHLSVIDPMARSSQTA, from the coding sequence ATGGCATTCGTCGACAAGTTCGTTGCTGAGATACTGGCGCTTCAGGTTGCCCTGTATCACGCCCATGCTCGGTTGGAAGCACGAACGGATAGCGAAGCGTTGCATGATCTGAGGATCGCCGTGAGGCGTATCAGGAGTTTGCTCCGACCGATGCGCGCCATGAATGAGGTGGCGACGCTGAACATCGCGGCAGCTGAAGTGGGAAGGCTGACTGCGCCCGCTCGGGATCTGGAGGTGATGATTCAGGAACTGGAGGGCAGGGGCTTTCCTGCCCAGGTTCAGGTCAGGAAAGCGCGCTTGGCATCTCACTACACCAGGGTTCTAAAAAGCCCACACCTCAACAACCTGTTCATCCAATTGGATGAATGGCCTTCCATTTTTCGCTCAGTGGAAGTCAACGGCGGTTTAAAGCACATCCAACCTCAAATTGAAAAAGCACTGAAGAAGCAGATTGACCGGCTGCATGCTGCCGTGGATGACGCTGAGTTCGATCGGCACGAGTTGAGAATCCTGGTCAAGCGCACGCGCTACCTCACGGAAGCTTTTCCCAAGCTTTCACCTCTCTCGCGGAAAGCGGCGAGTTCTCTCAAGGCACTGCAATCGGCTTTGGGCTCCTGGCATGACCATTATCAATGGTGCCAAAAGGCGCTGATCGAATCCGACCTGCGCCCGCTGGAAAAGATTTGGCAGAGCTGCGCAGCGACCGCTCTCGAAAAAGCCGAGACCCAATTGGTAGGCTTGGCAAAACGGCTGCCAAAATCATCAGGCAAAAAAAGCCGCCTACAGTGGCAGCAGAAGAACGAGCACGCGTTGTATAGCCTGAGTATTACTGTCGAAGGTTACAGCGATGACACATTTTTTGCGTCCTTCGAAGATCACATCCTCAAGACCCGCGATCCTGGAGTCTGCTCATCCGTAAAGGGCAGCGGGTGTCATCTTAGCGTCATCGACCCCATGGCAAGATCCTCGCAAACCGCCTAG
- a CDS encoding MFS transporter, whose amino-acid sequence MNLNEPINPQRIGQAVGKYRWTICALLFFATTVNYLDRQVLSLLAPDLSTQFGWSNTDYANIASVFQFVYAISMLFAGRFVDKIGTKKAYVVAICIWSTGAIMHAFAEPMGEGIAGISSALGLAVIPVSIAGFMLSRAVLAIGEAGNFPIAIKATAEYFPKKERSFATGIFNSGANVGAILAPICVPLIAGLWGWEAAFIVIGALGFVWVVVWIALYEKPEQQKRLSVQELAYIRSDQGAQALTGTDSGAAAKKVSWFKLLTYRQTWAFAFGKFMTDGVWWFFLFWLPTYLSAQYGMKGQAIVLPLAVLYSMTMVGSIGGGWFPSYFMARGDAPYDGRMKAMLVIAFFPLLVLLAQPFGYISFWVPVLLIGVGASAHQAWSCNIFTTVSDMFPQKTIASVVGIGGLAGGLGGVVMTKTGGWVIDHYKLIGDIHTGYMIMFAICAVAYLVAWSVMKTLVPRHKEITDL is encoded by the coding sequence ATGAATCTGAACGAGCCCATCAATCCGCAACGAATCGGCCAGGCCGTCGGCAAGTACCGCTGGACGATTTGCGCGCTGTTGTTTTTTGCCACCACCGTCAATTACCTGGACCGCCAGGTACTGAGTCTGTTGGCGCCGGATCTGTCGACGCAATTTGGCTGGAGTAACACCGATTACGCGAACATCGCCTCTGTCTTTCAGTTTGTGTACGCGATCTCCATGCTGTTCGCCGGGCGCTTCGTTGACAAGATCGGCACCAAGAAGGCCTATGTGGTAGCGATCTGCATCTGGTCGACCGGCGCGATCATGCACGCCTTTGCGGAGCCGATGGGCGAGGGTATTGCCGGCATCAGCAGCGCCTTGGGCCTTGCCGTCATCCCGGTTTCGATCGCCGGTTTCATGCTGTCGCGCGCCGTGCTGGCGATCGGCGAAGCGGGTAACTTCCCGATTGCCATCAAGGCCACCGCCGAATACTTCCCGAAGAAGGAGCGTTCGTTCGCCACCGGTATCTTCAACTCCGGCGCCAATGTGGGCGCGATCCTGGCGCCGATCTGCGTGCCGCTGATTGCCGGCCTTTGGGGCTGGGAAGCGGCGTTCATCGTGATCGGTGCGTTGGGCTTCGTTTGGGTGGTGGTATGGATTGCGCTGTACGAAAAACCGGAGCAGCAAAAACGCCTGTCGGTGCAAGAGCTGGCCTACATTCGCAGCGATCAGGGCGCACAAGCGCTCACCGGCACAGACTCGGGTGCCGCCGCCAAAAAAGTATCGTGGTTCAAGTTGCTGACCTACCGCCAGACCTGGGCCTTTGCCTTTGGCAAATTCATGACCGACGGCGTGTGGTGGTTCTTCCTGTTCTGGCTTCCGACCTACCTGTCGGCGCAATACGGCATGAAGGGCCAGGCCATCGTGTTGCCGCTGGCCGTGCTGTACAGCATGACCATGGTGGGCAGTATCGGCGGCGGCTGGTTCCCCAGCTATTTCATGGCACGCGGCGACGCGCCGTATGACGGCCGTATGAAAGCCATGCTGGTGATCGCCTTCTTCCCGCTGCTGGTACTGCTGGCGCAGCCATTCGGTTACATCAGTTTCTGGGTGCCGGTGCTGCTGATCGGCGTGGGCGCATCCGCACACCAGGCGTGGTCGTGCAATATCTTCACCACCGTGTCCGACATGTTCCCGCAGAAAACCATCGCTTCGGTGGTCGGTATTGGTGGTTTGGCAGGTGGCTTGGGCGGCGTCGTGATGACCAAGACCGGCGGTTGGGTGATCGACCATTACAAACTGATCGGCGATATCCATACCGGCTACATGATCATGTTTGCCATCTGTGCGGTGGCCTATCTGGTGGCGTGGAGTGTGATGAAGACGCTAGTGCCACGCCATAAGGAAATCACCGACCTGTAA
- a CDS encoding L-lactate permease translates to MVWQQIYDPFGNPILSTLMAAVPVVVMLAALAFFHIKAHLAALMALASALVIAIFAFGMPANMAGSAALYGAANGLLPIGWIVLNIIFLHRLTTENGSFKVLQDSLARITDDRRLQLLLIAFCFGAFFEGAAGFGTPVAVTGAILIGLGFSPLAASGLALIANTAPVAFGALGTPIITLAKVTGLDEMELSMMVGRQLPFFSVIVPFWLIWAFAGWRKMLEIWPAILVAGVSFAVPQFLVSNYHGPMLVDVIAALISMACLTGFIKVWKPATIHTSAALSGRVDNSKIDDEHDVQPTATATFNSENRSAVMRAWMPWIILTIFVFAWGTQSFKNMFDTRAAIDPATSSAKLDPQGKPMREANPIFAPTLTFTTIHQQIEKVPPVVPAPKTEEAIYKFNWFTATGSGILLSAILGGLLMGYSIPQLIHHYLRTIWLVRYSLITIVAMLALGFLTRYSGLDATMGLAFAATGIFYPMFGTLLGWLGVALTGSDTASNVLFGGLQRVTAEQLGISPVLMAAANSSGGVMGKMVDAQSIVVASTATRWYGHEGEILRYVFFHSIILAILVGGLVTLQAYVAPFSSMVVGGH, encoded by the coding sequence ATGGTCTGGCAGCAAATCTACGATCCATTCGGTAACCCGATACTTTCAACCCTCATGGCAGCAGTGCCGGTCGTGGTGATGCTGGCAGCCCTGGCGTTTTTCCATATCAAGGCGCATCTGGCCGCATTGATGGCTCTGGCCTCGGCGCTGGTGATCGCGATCTTCGCCTTCGGCATGCCGGCGAACATGGCCGGCTCGGCCGCACTGTACGGCGCCGCCAACGGCTTGCTGCCCATCGGCTGGATTGTGCTCAACATCATCTTCCTGCATCGGCTGACCACCGAGAACGGCTCGTTCAAAGTGCTGCAGGATTCCCTGGCGCGCATCACCGACGATCGACGCCTGCAATTGCTGCTGATTGCCTTCTGCTTCGGTGCGTTCTTCGAAGGGGCCGCAGGCTTCGGTACGCCGGTGGCGGTGACCGGGGCGATTCTGATCGGGTTGGGCTTCTCACCTCTGGCCGCATCTGGCCTGGCGTTGATCGCCAACACCGCGCCCGTGGCGTTCGGCGCGCTGGGTACGCCGATCATCACCCTGGCCAAGGTGACCGGACTGGATGAAATGGAGCTGTCGATGATGGTCGGCCGGCAATTGCCGTTCTTCTCGGTGATCGTGCCGTTCTGGTTGATCTGGGCCTTCGCCGGCTGGCGCAAGATGCTGGAAATCTGGCCGGCGATTCTGGTGGCCGGGGTCAGTTTCGCCGTGCCGCAGTTCCTGGTGTCCAACTACCACGGGCCGATGCTGGTGGACGTGATCGCCGCGCTGATTTCCATGGCCTGCCTGACCGGTTTCATCAAGGTCTGGAAACCGGCCACCATCCATACCTCCGCCGCGCTGTCAGGGCGGGTAGACAACTCAAAGATCGACGATGAGCACGACGTACAACCCACGGCGACCGCCACCTTCAACAGCGAAAACCGCTCGGCGGTGATGCGCGCCTGGATGCCTTGGATCATCCTCACGATCTTTGTGTTCGCCTGGGGCACCCAGAGCTTCAAAAACATGTTCGATACTCGCGCGGCGATCGATCCGGCCACCAGCTCCGCCAAACTCGACCCGCAAGGCAAACCGATGCGCGAAGCCAACCCGATTTTCGCCCCGACGCTGACCTTCACCACCATTCACCAGCAGATCGAGAAGGTTCCACCGGTGGTGCCTGCGCCGAAAACCGAAGAGGCGATCTACAAGTTCAACTGGTTCACCGCCACCGGTAGCGGCATCCTGTTGTCGGCGATCCTCGGCGGGTTGCTGATGGGTTACTCCATCCCGCAGTTGATCCACCATTACCTGCGAACGATCTGGTTGGTGCGTTACTCGTTGATTACTATCGTGGCGATGCTCGCCCTGGGCTTCCTCACCCGCTACTCAGGCCTGGACGCCACCATGGGCCTGGCCTTCGCCGCGACGGGCATCTTCTACCCCATGTTCGGCACCCTGCTCGGCTGGCTCGGCGTGGCCTTGACCGGCTCGGACACGGCGTCCAACGTGCTGTTCGGCGGCTTGCAACGGGTGACCGCCGAGCAGTTGGGGATCAGCCCGGTGTTGATGGCTGCTGCCAACAGTTCCGGCGGGGTCATGGGCAAGATGGTCGACGCGCAGTCGATCGTGGTGGCGTCCACCGCCACCCGCTGGTACGGACATGAAGGGGAAATCCTGCGTTATGTGTTTTTCCACTCGATCATCCTGGCCATTCTGGTCGGTGGTTTGGTGACGTTGCAGGCGTATGTGGCGCCGTTCAGCAGTATGGTTGTGGGCGGGCATTGA
- the glcD gene encoding glycolate oxidase subunit GlcD, which produces MNILYDERVDGVLPDVDKTALLQALQTQWPDLEVLHQQEELKPYECDGLSAYRTTPMLVVLPRHIDEVQGVLRLCHERQVAVVARGAGTGLSGGALPLEKGVLLVMARFNNILHIDPAARTARVQPGVRNLAISQAAAPFGLYYAPDPSSQIACSIGGNVAENAGGVHCLKYGLTVHNLLKVDILTVDGEHLTLGSQALDSPGFDLLALFTGSEGMLGVITEVTVKLLPKPQSAKVLLAAFDSVEKAGRAVGDIIAAGIIPGGLEMMDNLAIRAAEDFIHAGYPVDAEAILLCELDGVEADVHDDCDRVRQVLEQAGATEVRQARDEAERVRFWAGRKNAFPAVGRLSPDYYCMDGTIPRRELPGVLNAIAALSAEYDLRVANVFHAGDGNMHPLILFDANQPGELDRAETLGGKILELCVKVGGSITGEHGVGREKINQMCAQFNSDELTVFHAVKAAFDPSGLLNPGKNIPTLHRCAEFGAMHVHLGQMPFPELERF; this is translated from the coding sequence ATGAACATTCTTTACGATGAACGCGTCGACGGCGTCCTGCCTGACGTCGACAAAACTGCCCTGCTGCAAGCCCTGCAAACGCAATGGCCGGATCTGGAAGTCCTGCATCAACAGGAAGAGCTCAAACCGTACGAATGCGATGGACTTTCTGCTTACCGCACCACGCCCATGCTGGTAGTGCTGCCGCGCCACATCGACGAAGTGCAAGGCGTGCTTCGACTCTGCCATGAGCGGCAGGTCGCGGTGGTCGCCCGCGGTGCCGGCACCGGTTTGTCTGGCGGTGCATTGCCGCTGGAAAAAGGCGTGCTGCTGGTGATGGCGCGCTTCAACAATATTCTGCACATCGACCCTGCCGCCCGCACGGCTCGGGTTCAGCCGGGGGTGCGCAATCTGGCGATTTCCCAGGCTGCAGCGCCGTTTGGCTTGTACTACGCGCCGGACCCTTCCTCGCAGATCGCTTGTTCAATCGGCGGTAATGTGGCGGAAAACGCCGGTGGCGTGCATTGCCTGAAGTACGGGCTGACCGTGCACAACCTGCTCAAGGTCGACATCCTCACCGTCGACGGCGAACACCTGACCCTGGGTTCTCAGGCGCTCGATTCTCCGGGCTTCGATCTGCTGGCGTTGTTCACCGGTTCCGAAGGCATGCTCGGTGTCATCACCGAGGTCACGGTCAAACTGCTGCCCAAACCCCAGTCCGCCAAAGTGCTGCTGGCAGCGTTCGATTCCGTCGAGAAGGCTGGTCGTGCGGTGGGTGACATTATTGCCGCCGGCATCATCCCCGGCGGTCTGGAAATGATGGACAACCTGGCCATTCGCGCCGCCGAAGACTTCATCCACGCGGGGTATCCGGTCGACGCCGAAGCCATTCTGCTGTGCGAGCTCGATGGCGTTGAAGCCGACGTTCATGATGACTGCGACCGCGTGCGCCAAGTGCTGGAACAGGCCGGCGCCACCGAAGTGCGCCAGGCCCGCGATGAAGCCGAACGCGTGCGTTTCTGGGCGGGACGCAAGAATGCCTTTCCGGCGGTGGGCCGTCTCTCACCGGATTATTACTGCATGGACGGGACGATTCCGCGCCGCGAGCTGCCCGGCGTGCTGAACGCCATCGCCGCGTTGTCGGCCGAGTACGACCTGCGGGTGGCCAACGTTTTCCACGCCGGTGACGGCAACATGCACCCGCTGATTCTGTTCGATGCCAACCAACCGGGTGAGCTGGATCGCGCAGAAACCCTGGGCGGCAAGATCCTCGAATTGTGCGTGAAGGTCGGCGGCAGCATTACCGGTGAACACGGCGTAGGCCGAGAGAAAATCAATCAGATGTGTGCGCAGTTCAATAGCGATGAGCTGACCGTGTTCCATGCCGTCAAAGCCGCCTTCGATCCCAGTGGCTTGCTCAACCCCGGCAAGAACATTCCGACGCTGCACCGCTGCGCCGAGTTCGGCGCCATGCACGTCCATTTGGGTCAGATGCCCTTCCCTGAACTGGAGCGTTTCTGA
- the glcE gene encoding glycolate oxidase subunit GlcE: MHSEHDIDDSASLLDQVNQALQNATPLRIQGSNSKAFLGRIVAGEVLDTRSHRGIVSYDPTELVITARCGTPLAELAEVLDAAQQMLPCEPPSFGDGATVGGMIASGLSGPRRPWSGSVRDFVLGTRVITGHGKHLRFGGEVMKNVAGYDLSRLMAGSYGSLGVVIEVSLKVLPKPRQALSISLEMDGDRALLRLAEWGQQPLPISAACHDGQRLHLRLEGGEGSVAAAHDRLGGELLDASYWEDLNEHRLSFFDEDQALWRLSVPHNTPRLSLPGRQLIDWGGAQRWLKSDAEAAFIRSIVEEVGGHVTCYTHGLIDSPFQPLPAALMRYHRNLKQQLDPRGIFNPGRLYAEL, from the coding sequence ATGCACAGCGAACACGATATCGACGACAGCGCCTCGCTGCTGGATCAGGTCAACCAGGCGCTGCAAAACGCTACGCCGTTGCGCATTCAAGGCTCCAACAGCAAGGCGTTTCTTGGGCGCATCGTGGCGGGCGAAGTGCTCGACACGCGCAGCCACCGAGGCATCGTCAGCTACGACCCGACCGAGCTGGTGATCACCGCCCGCTGCGGCACCCCGTTGGCAGAACTGGCTGAAGTATTGGACGCGGCGCAGCAGATGTTGCCCTGCGAACCGCCCTCTTTCGGCGACGGCGCGACTGTCGGCGGCATGATCGCCAGCGGGCTGTCGGGGCCACGGCGTCCTTGGTCTGGGTCTGTCAGGGACTTCGTCCTCGGCACACGGGTCATCACCGGTCATGGCAAGCATTTACGCTTCGGTGGCGAAGTCATGAAAAACGTCGCCGGTTACGACCTGTCGCGCTTGATGGCCGGCAGCTACGGATCGCTTGGCGTGGTGATCGAAGTCTCGCTCAAGGTCCTGCCCAAGCCGCGTCAAGCTTTAAGCATCAGCCTGGAAATGGACGGCGATCGCGCGTTGCTGCGCCTCGCCGAATGGGGGCAACAGCCGCTGCCGATCAGCGCTGCGTGCCACGATGGGCAGCGCCTGCACCTGCGGCTTGAGGGTGGCGAAGGCTCGGTGGCGGCGGCTCATGACCGACTCGGCGGCGAGTTGCTGGACGCTTCCTATTGGGAGGATCTCAACGAACATCGATTGAGCTTCTTCGATGAGGACCAGGCACTTTGGCGCCTGTCCGTCCCTCACAACACGCCTCGGCTTTCCCTGCCCGGCCGTCAGTTGATCGATTGGGGCGGTGCGCAGCGCTGGCTCAAATCTGACGCGGAGGCAGCGTTCATTCGCTCGATCGTCGAAGAAGTCGGCGGGCATGTGACCTGCTATACCCATGGCCTGATCGACAGCCCGTTTCAACCGTTGCCTGCCGCATTGATGCGCTACCACCGGAACTTGAAGCAACAACTCGATCCCCGGGGCATCTTCAACCCCGGGCGCCTGTACGCGGAGCTTTGA
- the glcF gene encoding glycolate oxidase subunit GlcF, whose translation MQTTLSEQARQLPRAEEAESILRTCVHCGFCNATCPTYQLLGDELDGPRGRIYLIKQVLEGNEVTQKTQLHLDRCLSCRNCETTCPSGVDYHNLLDIGRAVVDAAVPRPLGQRLLREGLRSVIPNPALFQGLVSSGQVFRALLPNTLQIKLPRRVYPAKPRPVTRHARQVLMLEGCVQPSLSPNTNAAAARVLDRLGISVIATREAGCCGAVDYHLDAQAAGLDRARRNIDAWWPSIENGAEAIVQTASGCGAFIKDYGHLLSTDPAYAEKAKKVSALAKDLVEVLRDEPLEKLGIHSAQRLAFHCPCTLQHAQKLGGAVEAILTSLGFNLTPVADSHLCCGSAGTYSLTQPELSRQLRDNKLNALESGHPEVIVTANIGCQSHLDGAGRTPVRHWIELVEAALP comes from the coding sequence ATGCAGACCACCTTGAGCGAACAAGCCCGCCAGCTGCCCCGCGCCGAAGAAGCCGAAAGCATCTTGCGCACCTGCGTGCACTGCGGTTTCTGCAATGCCACCTGCCCGACCTATCAATTGCTGGGCGATGAACTGGACGGACCGCGGGGCCGCATCTACCTGATCAAGCAGGTTCTGGAAGGCAACGAAGTCACGCAAAAGACCCAACTACACCTGGATCGCTGCCTGTCCTGTCGTAACTGCGAAACCACCTGCCCTTCCGGTGTCGATTACCACAACTTGCTGGACATCGGCCGGGCGGTGGTCGATGCGGCGGTGCCGCGCCCGCTCGGTCAGCGCTTGTTGCGTGAAGGATTGCGCAGCGTCATCCCCAATCCTGCGCTGTTCCAAGGGCTGGTCAGCAGCGGTCAGGTGTTCCGGGCATTGTTGCCCAACACCTTGCAGATAAAGTTGCCTCGCCGCGTCTATCCGGCCAAGCCGCGCCCGGTCACTCGCCACGCACGACAGGTGCTGATGCTCGAAGGTTGCGTGCAACCGAGTCTGTCACCCAATACCAACGCGGCCGCCGCTCGAGTACTGGATCGGCTGGGGATCAGCGTCATCGCGACCCGCGAGGCGGGCTGTTGCGGCGCCGTGGATTATCACCTCGACGCTCAGGCGGCCGGCCTGGATCGCGCCCGTCGCAACATTGACGCGTGGTGGCCGAGCATTGAAAACGGTGCCGAGGCCATCGTGCAAACCGCCAGCGGTTGCGGTGCCTTCATCAAAGATTATGGTCACCTGCTCAGCACCGACCCGGCCTATGCCGAGAAGGCGAAAAAGGTCAGTGCGCTGGCCAAGGATCTGGTCGAAGTGCTGCGCGACGAGCCGCTGGAGAAGCTCGGTATCCACAGCGCCCAGCGCCTGGCCTTTCATTGCCCCTGCACCTTGCAGCACGCGCAGAAACTGGGCGGTGCGGTGGAAGCGATTCTGACGAGTCTGGGCTTCAACCTCACGCCTGTTGCCGACAGTCACCTGTGCTGCGGCTCGGCGGGCACCTATTCGCTGACCCAACCCGAACTGTCCCGGCAACTGCGCGACAACAAGCTCAATGCGCTGGAAAGCGGACATCCCGAAGTCATTGTCACGGCCAATATCGGCTGTCAGTCCCACCTCGACGGTGCGGGCCGAACCCCTGTCAGGCACTGGATCGAACTGGTCGAAGCCGCCTTGCCATAA
- a CDS encoding heme-binding protein codes for MKNKTVLSQTEVSQILAAARTEAQSNQWAVTIVIVDDGGHPLALERLDGCAPIGAYIATEKARTSALGRRESKGYEEMVNGGRHAFLSAPLLTSLEGGVPIIVDGQVIGAVGVSGVKAEQDAQVAKAGAQCLN; via the coding sequence ATGAAAAACAAAACCGTACTGAGCCAGACCGAAGTCAGCCAAATCCTCGCGGCTGCACGCACCGAAGCGCAGAGCAACCAATGGGCCGTGACCATCGTGATTGTCGATGACGGCGGCCACCCCCTGGCCCTCGAACGCCTCGACGGTTGCGCTCCGATTGGCGCCTACATCGCCACCGAAAAGGCCCGCACTTCGGCCCTGGGTCGGCGCGAATCCAAAGGTTATGAAGAGATGGTCAATGGCGGGCGCCACGCCTTTTTGTCCGCGCCATTGCTGACGTCCCTTGAGGGCGGCGTACCGATCATCGTCGACGGCCAGGTGATCGGCGCGGTCGGGGTGTCCGGTGTCAAAGCCGAGCAGGACGCACAAGTGGCCAAAGCCGGCGCGCAATGCCTGAACTGA
- a CDS encoding MFS transporter, whose translation MLPVLLVTVDNTVLGFALPKIAEALSPSASQQLWMIDAYSLVLAGLLVSMGSLGDRIGHRKLLLAGSLGFVIVSVLTAYSDTAMQLIAGRACMGIFGAMLMPSTLALIRSVFLDREERRVAVAIWATTLTVGSALGPLVGGVLLEFFSWGAIFLLAIPVLVPLLVLGPVLLPESEKDCSGPLDPLSILQSMVALSAIVYGIKHSASNGLDWMALTAFVIGMVAGWMFVHRQLRLPVPLMDLSLFRSGTFSGSVLINLMSLAFLVGFVFFTTQFLQIVLQMSPLNASFALVPGQIMAIVVGMAVVPVARRVQVHVLVPILMAFAGAAFLLVASIGSSLIVLVVAFALLNIGVGAIATVSNDVILSAAPPEKAGAASAISETAYEVGVVLGTTVLGGLVTAYYRGVLQLPGFLNEVQTMLASETLSGANHVAVQLSQDQARELMTQAGSAFEGGINLVSWVTFGLALMAIFVAWRALRTPKTKLAEGQ comes from the coding sequence ATGCTGCCAGTACTACTGGTGACCGTAGACAATACGGTGCTTGGATTCGCGTTACCAAAGATTGCCGAGGCCTTGAGTCCGAGCGCTAGTCAGCAGTTATGGATGATCGATGCCTATTCGCTGGTATTGGCGGGATTACTGGTGTCGATGGGTAGTCTGGGCGATCGAATTGGTCATCGAAAGTTGTTACTGGCCGGGTCTTTGGGTTTTGTCATTGTGTCGGTGCTGACCGCCTACTCCGATACCGCCATGCAACTGATTGCCGGGCGAGCTTGCATGGGGATTTTCGGTGCGATGTTGATGCCCTCTACTTTGGCATTGATACGCTCGGTGTTTCTGGATCGAGAGGAGCGCAGAGTAGCTGTCGCGATCTGGGCAACAACGCTGACGGTAGGATCAGCACTCGGTCCTTTGGTTGGTGGAGTTTTGCTGGAGTTTTTCAGCTGGGGGGCGATTTTCCTATTGGCGATACCCGTATTGGTGCCGTTGTTGGTATTGGGGCCGGTGTTGTTGCCCGAGTCCGAGAAAGACTGTTCAGGGCCATTGGATCCGCTAAGTATCCTGCAATCGATGGTTGCCCTCAGTGCCATCGTTTACGGCATTAAACACAGCGCCAGTAATGGTCTCGACTGGATGGCGCTGACAGCATTTGTAATCGGCATGGTTGCTGGGTGGATGTTTGTGCATCGGCAGTTACGTCTGCCAGTGCCGCTGATGGATCTGAGTCTGTTCCGAAGTGGCACCTTTAGCGGTTCCGTACTAATCAATCTGATGAGCCTCGCGTTCCTCGTCGGCTTTGTATTCTTTACCACTCAGTTCTTACAGATCGTCCTTCAGATGTCACCGTTGAATGCCAGCTTTGCGTTAGTACCTGGTCAGATCATGGCGATCGTAGTGGGAATGGCAGTCGTGCCTGTAGCGAGGCGAGTACAGGTGCATGTGCTGGTACCGATTCTGATGGCGTTTGCTGGGGCGGCGTTTTTGTTGGTCGCCAGCATCGGCAGCAGTCTGATCGTTCTGGTGGTGGCTTTTGCTTTGCTGAACATTGGCGTGGGCGCGATCGCGACGGTATCCAACGATGTGATTTTGTCGGCCGCGCCGCCGGAAAAGGCGGGTGCGGCGTCGGCCATTAGTGAAACGGCCTATGAAGTGGGTGTGGTTTTGGGGACGACCGTGCTCGGTGGTCTCGTCACTGCCTACTATCGCGGTGTATTGCAGCTTCCGGGCTTTTTGAACGAGGTGCAGACGATGCTGGCGAGTGAGACGCTATCGGGTGCTAATCATGTGGCGGTGCAGTTGTCGCAAGATCAAGCACGAGAGCTGATGACGCAGGCGGGAAGTGCATTCGAGGGTGGAATTAATCTGGTTTCGTGGGTGACGTTCGGCTTGGCACTCATGGCGATTTTTGTTGCCTGGCGCGCTCTGCGGACACCGAAGACGAAGCTTGCTGAAGGGCAGTGA
- a CDS encoding carboxymuconolactone decarboxylase family protein has protein sequence MTKKKAHNTYQRLEQQYPDYLAAVEALGTAVRHTGPLEEIVVQLIQLGAAAAIRSEGAVHSHTRRALEAGATPEQIRHTLISLTSTIGFPTVVAAISWADDVIET, from the coding sequence ATGACAAAGAAGAAAGCGCACAACACCTACCAACGTCTCGAACAGCAGTACCCGGATTACCTGGCCGCAGTGGAGGCCTTGGGTACGGCGGTGCGTCATACCGGCCCACTGGAAGAGATCGTTGTTCAGCTGATCCAGCTCGGTGCCGCGGCGGCCATCCGTTCTGAGGGCGCGGTGCACAGTCATACCCGACGGGCACTGGAGGCGGGCGCTACGCCAGAGCAGATCCGTCACACACTGATCTCACTGACCAGCACGATCGGTTTCCCCACCGTCGTCGCGGCTATCAGTTGGGCGGATGATGTGATTGAGACGTGA